One genomic window of Mus caroli chromosome 12, CAROLI_EIJ_v1.1, whole genome shotgun sequence includes the following:
- the LOC110307000 gene encoding mitochondrial carrier homolog 2 gives MADAASQVLLGSGLTILSQPLMYVKVLIQVGYEPLPPTIGRNIFGRQVCQLPGLFCYAQHIASIDGRRGLFTGLTPRLCSGVLGTVVHGKVLQYYQESEKPEELGSVTVQKECSSSFDRVIKETTREMIARSAATLITHPFHVITLRSMVQFIGRESKYCGLCDSIVTIYREEGIVGFFAGLIPRLLGDIISLWLCNSLAYLINTYALDSGVSTMNEMKSYSQAVTGFFASMLTYPFVLVSNLMAVNNCGLAGGSPPYSPIYTSWIDCWCMLQKAGNMSRGNSLFFRKVPCGKTYCYDLRMLI, from the coding sequence ATGGCGGACGCGGCCAGTCAGGTGCTCCTGGGCTCCGGTCTCACCATCCTGTCCCAGCCGCTCATGTACGTGAAAGTGCTCATCCAGGTGGGATATGAGCCTCTTCCTCCAACAATAGGACGAAATATTTTTGGGCGACAAGTATGTCAGCTTCCTGGCCTCTTTTGCTATGCTCAGCACATTGCAAGCATCGATGGGAGGCGTGGGTTGTTCACAGGCTTGACTCCAAGACTGTGTTCAGGAGTCCTTGGAACTGTGGTCCATGGGAAAGTCTTACAGTATTACCAGGAGTCTGAGAAGCCTGAGGAATTAGGATCTGTAACTGTACAAAAAGAATGTTCATCCTCCTTTGACCGAGTTATCAAAGAGACAACTCGAGAGATGATTGCTCGCTCTGCTGCTACCCTCATTACACATCCCTTCCATGTGATCACTCTGAGGTCCATGGTACAGTTTATTGGCAGAGAGTCTAAGTACTGTGGACTGTGTGACTCCATAGTAACCATCTACCGGGAAGAAGGCATCGTAGGATTTTTTGCGGGTCTCATTCCTCGCCTCCTAGGTGACATCATTTCTTTGTGGCTGTGTAACTCACTGGCCTATCTCATCAATACCTATGCACTGGACAGTGGGGTTTCTACcatgaatgaaatgaaaagttATTCCCAAGCTGTCACAGGATTCTTTGCCAGTATGTTGACATATCCCTTTGTGCTTGTATCTAATCTTATGGCCGTCAACAACTGTGGGCTTGCTGGTGGATCTCCTCCTTATTCCCCAATATACACTTCTTGGATAGATTGCTGGTGCATGCTACAAAAAGCGGGAAATATGAGCCGAGGAAACAGCTTGTTTTTCCGGAAGGTTCCTTGTGGGAAGACTTACTGTTATGACCTAAGAATGTTAATCTGA